From Nicotiana tabacum cultivar K326 chromosome 22, ASM71507v2, whole genome shotgun sequence, one genomic window encodes:
- the LOC107815784 gene encoding zinc finger BED domain-containing protein RICESLEEPER 3-like, whose protein sequence is MASRMHEKFKKYWMLYSVVLAFGAILDPRMKLQFLKFCYSKLDSISAQEKIKHVKNKLYKLYDHYANKQNIASASSSTLTTPSEEISKSKGTRFKIFDEFKAFENVSASNDGKSELDIYLEEPKLDFEKFREMDIIMYWKNYSGKYPDLSVMARDVLSIPITTITSESAFSIGGRVLTKYRSCIHHENVQTLVATRNWLHDFTQTQSDEDEDDNVKAILS, encoded by the exons ATGGCTTCAAGAATGcatgaaaagtttaaaaaatactGGATGTTATATAGTGTAGTGCTTGCTTTTGGAGCAATCCTTGATCCTCGCATGAAGTTGCAATTTTTAAAGTTTTGTTACTCTAAGCTGGATTCAATTTCTGCACAAGAAAAAATAAAGCATGTGAAAAATAAATTGTACAAGCTCTATGATCATTATGCAAATAAGCAAAATATTGCGAGTGCTTCTTCTAGTACCCTGACTACACCAAGTGAAGAAATAAGTAAATCCAAAGGAACGAGATTCAAAATATTCGAT GAATTCAAAGCATTTGAGAATGTATCTGCTTCCAATGATGGAAAATCAGAACTGGATATTTATTTAGAGGAGCCAAAACTTGATTTTGAGAAGTTTCGCGAAATGGATATTATCATGTATTGGAAGAATTATTCTGGAAAATATCCTGACTTATCAGTAATGGCGAGAGATGTACTTAGTATCCCGATTACTACTATAACATCAGAATCAGCATTCAGTATTGGTGGTCGTGTTCTCACCAAATATAGAAGTTGCATCCATCATGAAAATGTCCAAACACTTGTTGCTACTCGAAATTGGTTGCACGACTTTACTCAAACTCAAAGTG ACGAAGATGAAGATGACAATGTTAAGGCAATTTTATCATAA